The proteins below come from a single Mucilaginibacter mali genomic window:
- the nusA gene encoding transcription termination factor NusA, whose translation MSSINLIESFQEFKDFKNIDRPTMMSVLEDVFRSMIRKKYGTDENCDVIVNTDNGDLEIWRTRMVMEDGFSEDDDLEIELAEVNKIDPDLEVGDEYVELITLESFGRRAILAARQTLVSKILELEKDEIFKKYKDRVGEVVTGEVYQVWKKETLVLDDEGNELLLPKTEQIPADYFKKGDHVKAVVHKVDMMNSNPKIIISRTAPEFLQRLFEQEVPEIFDGLITIKKIVREPGERAKVAVESYDDRIDPVGACVGMKGSRIHGIVRELKNENIDVINYTNNIQLYIQRALSPAKITSIKLDDEKKTAAVYLKPDQVSLAIGRGGHNIKLAGKLTGYEIDVYREAGENEEDVDIEEFSDEIDGWIIDEFKRIGLDTAKSVLALSVGELVKRTDLEEETIKEVLSILQAEFE comes from the coding sequence ATGAGCAGTATTAATTTAATAGAGTCTTTCCAGGAGTTTAAAGACTTTAAAAACATCGACCGCCCGACCATGATGAGTGTGCTTGAGGATGTTTTCAGGAGCATGATCAGGAAGAAATATGGTACCGACGAGAATTGCGACGTAATTGTGAACACGGACAATGGTGACCTGGAAATTTGGCGCACGCGTATGGTAATGGAAGATGGCTTTAGTGAGGATGATGACCTGGAAATTGAACTGGCCGAGGTGAATAAAATTGATCCGGACCTGGAAGTTGGCGACGAGTATGTAGAGCTGATCACTTTAGAAAGCTTTGGCCGCCGCGCTATTTTAGCTGCACGCCAAACGCTGGTATCTAAAATTTTAGAATTAGAGAAAGACGAGATCTTCAAAAAATATAAAGACCGTGTAGGCGAAGTTGTTACCGGCGAGGTTTACCAGGTTTGGAAAAAAGAAACCCTGGTACTGGACGATGAAGGCAACGAGCTTTTATTACCAAAGACCGAGCAGATCCCGGCCGACTACTTTAAAAAAGGCGACCATGTGAAGGCCGTTGTGCACAAGGTAGATATGATGAACAGCAACCCTAAGATCATCATTTCGCGTACAGCCCCTGAGTTTTTACAGCGCCTATTCGAGCAGGAAGTACCGGAAATTTTTGACGGTTTGATCACTATCAAAAAGATCGTTCGTGAACCGGGTGAGCGTGCTAAGGTGGCTGTTGAATCTTACGACGACCGTATTGACCCGGTAGGCGCCTGCGTGGGCATGAAAGGTTCGCGTATACACGGTATCGTTCGCGAGTTGAAGAACGAAAATATCGACGTGATAAACTATACCAACAATATTCAGTTATATATCCAGCGTGCTTTATCGCCGGCCAAGATCACCTCTATTAAACTGGATGATGAGAAAAAAACGGCCGCGGTATACTTAAAACCCGACCAGGTATCACTGGCTATCGGGCGTGGCGGACACAACATTAAACTGGCAGGCAAGTTAACCGGCTATGAAATTGATGTTTACCGCGAAGCCGGCGAGAACGAGGAAGATGTGGATATAGAAGAATTTTCAGACGAGATTGATGGTTGGATCATCGACGAATTTAAACGCATTGGCCTGGACACAGCCAAGTCTGTACTGGCCCTTAGCGTTGGCGAATTGGTTAAACGTACCGACCTTGAAGAAGAAACCATTAAAGAAGTGTTATCAATTCTTCAGGCAGAGTTCGAATAA